The Parashewanella spongiae genome has a window encoding:
- a CDS encoding GIY-YIG nuclease family protein: MTDKQPKCWWVYMIECANGHLYTGCTNDVERRFNEHQANGAKTAKFLRGKGPLKLVYREYVGSQGDALRREVVIKKMKRKNKLILCTLG; this comes from the coding sequence ATGACAGACAAACAACCAAAATGCTGGTGGGTATATATGATTGAGTGCGCCAATGGGCATTTATACACGGGTTGCACCAATGATGTTGAACGGCGGTTTAATGAGCATCAAGCCAATGGCGCTAAAACGGCTAAATTTTTAAGAGGAAAAGGGCCGCTGAAGTTAGTTTATCGTGAATATGTAGGTTCACAAGGCGACGCCTTAAGACGAGAAGTCGTCATTAAAAAAATGAAAAGAAAAAACAAGCTGATCTTGTGTACATTGGGCTGA